DNA from Helcococcus ovis:
GAAATTCTTTACTACTATTTTTTTCTCTAATTTTACGTAAAGCTTCTGCTTCAGCCCTCTTTATTGCATTTATATCTATTTTATCAGGTTCTTCACATCTGTGAACTAAGACTAATACATTTCCTTCTTCAATTTTAATTAATCCTCTTGTAACTGCTGCTTTTATGTCTTTTCCACCAGCCGGTCTAAATGTCATAATACCAGGTTCAACTTCTGATATAGTATTTCTATGATTTGCCAAAATACCATATTGTCCATTTTCAATTGGAATCATTACATGTTCACATTCACCATCAAAATAAATATGATCAGAGGCATATATTTTCAAATTAAATGTATTCATTAATTTTCACCTTTAATCTTTTCAGCTTT
Protein-coding regions in this window:
- the atpC gene encoding ATP synthase F1 subunit epsilon; translation: MNTFNLKIYASDHIYFDGECEHVMIPIENGQYGILANHRNTISEVEPGIMTFRPAGGKDIKAAVTRGLIKIEEGNVLVLVHRCEEPDKIDINAIKRAEAEALRKIREKNSSKEFHMAEANLSRAFNKLKSTTKKNKI